A DNA window from Thiothrix subterranea contains the following coding sequences:
- a CDS encoding type I restriction enzyme endonuclease domain-containing protein, whose amino-acid sequence MSRFTEQRLEQAIITLLGEQGYPHVPGESIARSPQEVLLKDDLRAYLASQYPTFWDNRDDIKAELKVDLMILLVQHGYPPVDRDEVYKEIFEQATNFKKYRGQA is encoded by the coding sequence ATGAGCCGTTTTACCGAACAACGCTTAGAGCAAGCCATCATCACCCTGCTGGGCGAACAAGGCTACCCGCACGTTCCTGGTGAATCCATTGCCCGTAGCCCGCAAGAAGTCCTGCTCAAAGACGATCTTCGCGCCTACCTTGCCAGCCAATACCCTACATTCTGGGATAACCGTGACGACATCAAAGCCGAACTCAAAGTGGATTTGATGATCCTGCTGGTGCAGCACGGCTATCCGCCGGTTGACCGCGATGAGGTGTACAAGGAAATCTTTGAACAGGCGACGAATTTCAAGAAATACCGGGGGCAGGCGTAG
- a CDS encoding HypC/HybG/HupF family hydrogenase formation chaperone, with translation MCLGIPGQITELVDLEFLVAKVDIGGVKRDVIITCVVDDEHPAESCVGDWVLVHAGFAMSRLDEEEAARTLALLAELGDMQAEMEIMRQVGASA, from the coding sequence ATGTGCCTCGGCATCCCCGGACAAATTACCGAATTGGTTGACCTTGAATTTCTCGTGGCTAAAGTGGACATCGGCGGGGTGAAACGCGATGTCATTATCACTTGCGTGGTCGATGATGAACACCCGGCTGAAAGTTGCGTGGGTGATTGGGTATTGGTACACGCAGGTTTCGCGATGAGCCGGTTGGATGAGGAAGAAGCTGCTCGCACACTGGCTTTGCTGGCAGAATTGGGCGATATGCAGGCGGAGATGGAGATAATGCGGCAAGTAGGGGCTTCCGCATGA
- the hypB gene encoding hydrogenase nickel incorporation protein HypB has translation MCTVCGCGTDSAEHSLIRGHSHSHAAGLSNARMVQIEQDILGKNNQYAAQNRQWLAERGILALNLVSSPGSGKTTLLTETLTRLQGNVPMAVIEGDQQTSNDADRIRATGVPALQINTGKGCHLDAHMVGYALESLPIANGGILFIENVGNLVCPAAFDLGEAHKVVILSVTEGEDKPIKYPDMFHAADLMILNKIDLLPYLTFDVAKCEEYARRVNPTIQILHVSATSGAGIGGWIDWLICAKPPIQA, from the coding sequence ATGTGTACAGTATGTGGTTGCGGAACAGACTCGGCGGAGCATTCCTTGATTCGTGGGCATAGTCATAGCCACGCGGCGGGCTTGAGCAATGCGCGGATGGTGCAAATCGAGCAGGATATTCTCGGCAAAAACAATCAGTATGCGGCGCAAAACCGTCAGTGGTTGGCTGAACGTGGCATTCTGGCGCTCAATTTAGTGTCAAGCCCCGGTTCGGGCAAAACCACCCTGCTGACCGAAACCCTGACCCGCTTGCAGGGCAACGTGCCAATGGCGGTGATCGAAGGCGACCAGCAAACCAGCAATGACGCTGACCGCATCCGTGCCACAGGCGTTCCTGCGCTGCAAATCAATACCGGCAAAGGCTGTCATTTGGATGCGCACATGGTCGGATACGCGCTCGAATCGTTACCCATCGCCAACGGCGGCATTCTGTTTATCGAAAATGTTGGCAATTTGGTTTGTCCCGCTGCCTTCGATTTGGGCGAAGCGCACAAAGTGGTGATTCTCTCTGTCACCGAAGGCGAAGATAAGCCGATCAAATACCCTGATATGTTCCATGCGGCAGATTTAATGATTCTTAATAAAATCGACTTGCTGCCGTACCTGACTTTTGATGTCGCAAAGTGTGAAGAATACGCCCGCCGGGTTAACCCCACTATCCAGATTTTGCACGTTTCTGCTACCAGCGGTGCGGGAATAGGGGGCTGGATCGACTGGTTAATTTGTGCCAAACCGCCAATTCAAGCATAA
- a CDS encoding carbamoyltransferase HypF produces the protein MAQRIRITGLVQGVGFRPNVWRLARACGIAGTVRNDSSGVLIDAWGSDAALADFQQQLRTDIPPLARLDSLQVMLLDAPCPHDDFRIIASESGEIHTGVVADAAMCPACRADIFDASNRRYRYPFTNCTHCGPRLSIVRTIPYDRANTSMAEFAQCPDCLREYTDPADRRFHAQPNACPTCGPSVWLEDMAGQGIEPTAAERDCIDTASRLLREGCIIALMGLGGVHLVCDATNETAVATLRQRKRRYQKPLALMARDTEVIRQYCYVSDAEAALLQGRHAPIVLLERKIPPIPSPSPARGEGSKRQESGGLSCSLTPCGGGLGWGVSSALNTLGFMLPYTPLHALLLESWDTPLIMTSANLSEEPQCITIVETRQRMQGIADYLLLHNRPIVNRVDDSVARILAGKPRLLRRARGYAPEPLTLPAGFANAPPLLAMGGELKNTFALLRDGQAILSQHLGDLEDARTGREYTHTLRLYRDLFQHQPQAIVVDKHPGYRSTQLGQQWAREQGLPLIEVQHHHAHVAACMAENGWPVEGGKVLGILLDGLGYGDDGTLWGGEFLLADYSNYERVGHFKPVAMPGGTQAILQPWRNTWAHLQALGWSEVSTCFADLELIQYLQQQPLATLETMLTRGLNSPSSSSCGRLFDAVAAALDCSRDSISYEGQAAIELEALTPACLLNIVPAYPFALAKNAAACWEIDPAPLWFELLKDLQTGYCREAIAAQFHQGLIHIISELAQRLWVEYPEIKAIALSGGVFQNAILFNGISQRLQGFGQPVLTHQHVPTNDGGIALGQAVIGAMRQKQAYYAP, from the coding sequence GTGGCACAACGCATCCGCATCACCGGCTTGGTGCAAGGTGTCGGCTTCCGCCCCAACGTTTGGCGCTTGGCGCGGGCGTGCGGCATTGCGGGTACGGTGCGCAATGACAGCAGTGGGGTGCTGATTGATGCGTGGGGCAGTGATGCTGCACTGGCTGATTTTCAACAGCAATTACGCACGGATATTCCACCGCTGGCACGCTTGGATAGCCTGCAAGTGATGTTGTTGGATGCCCCTTGTCCGCATGACGATTTCCGCATTATTGCCAGCGAATCCGGCGAGATTCATACCGGGGTGGTGGCGGATGCAGCCATGTGTCCCGCCTGCCGTGCGGATATTTTCGATGCAAGCAATCGTCGTTACCGTTATCCCTTCACCAATTGCACGCATTGCGGGCCGCGTTTGAGCATTGTGCGCACCATTCCCTACGACCGTGCGAATACCAGCATGGCGGAGTTTGCGCAATGTCCCGACTGCTTGCGCGAATACACTGATCCCGCCGATCGGCGTTTTCATGCGCAACCGAATGCTTGTCCGACGTGTGGTCCCAGCGTTTGGCTGGAAGATATGGCGGGGCAGGGGATTGAACCAACCGCTGCGGAGCGTGATTGCATCGACACTGCCAGTCGTTTGCTGCGCGAAGGTTGTATTATCGCGCTGATGGGCTTGGGGGGCGTACACCTCGTTTGTGATGCAACGAATGAAACTGCCGTCGCAACCTTGCGTCAGCGCAAACGCCGTTATCAGAAACCACTGGCACTGATGGCGCGGGATACAGAGGTTATTCGCCAATATTGCTACGTAAGCGATGCAGAAGCAGCATTATTGCAAGGTAGGCACGCGCCGATTGTGTTGTTGGAACGCAAGATCCCCCCCATCCCCAGCCCTTCCCCCGCAAGGGGTGAAGGGAGTAAGAGGCAAGAATCTGGCGGTCTTTCTTGTTCCCTCACCCCTTGCGGGGGAGGGTTAGGGTGGGGGGTATCTTCTGCACTCAATACCCTCGGCTTCATGCTTCCCTACACCCCCCTCCATGCCCTGCTACTCGAATCGTGGGACACGCCGCTGATCATGACCAGCGCCAATCTCAGCGAAGAACCACAATGCATCACCATCGTCGAAACCCGTCAGCGAATGCAGGGCATCGCCGATTACCTGCTATTACACAATCGCCCCATCGTAAACCGCGTCGATGATTCCGTTGCACGGATTCTTGCAGGCAAACCGCGCCTATTGCGCCGTGCGCGTGGCTATGCCCCCGAACCCCTCACTTTGCCAGCAGGCTTTGCGAATGCACCGCCGCTCCTCGCTATGGGGGGCGAACTCAAAAACACGTTTGCACTGCTACGCGATGGGCAAGCCATTCTTTCACAACACTTAGGCGACCTCGAAGATGCGCGTACTGGGCGTGAATATACCCACACCTTGCGGCTCTACCGCGACCTATTCCAGCATCAACCGCAAGCGATTGTGGTGGATAAACACCCCGGCTACCGTTCCACCCAACTGGGGCAGCAATGGGCGCGGGAACAGGGCTTGCCACTGATTGAAGTGCAACACCACCACGCCCATGTTGCGGCTTGCATGGCCGAAAACGGCTGGCCTGTGGAGGGCGGCAAAGTGCTAGGCATTTTGTTGGATGGGTTGGGCTACGGTGATGATGGCACACTTTGGGGTGGTGAATTTTTACTGGCAGATTACAGCAATTATGAGCGGGTAGGGCATTTCAAACCCGTTGCCATGCCCGGTGGCACGCAAGCCATTTTGCAACCTTGGCGCAATACCTGGGCGCATTTGCAAGCGCTCGGCTGGTCAGAAGTCAGCACCTGCTTTGCCGATCTGGAGCTGATTCAATACTTGCAACAACAACCCTTGGCAACGCTGGAAACCATGTTAACACGGGGGCTGAATTCCCCGTCGAGCAGTTCCTGCGGGCGGCTGTTTGATGCGGTAGCAGCGGCGCTTGATTGCAGCCGTGACAGCATCAGCTACGAAGGGCAAGCAGCCATTGAACTCGAAGCGCTTACCCCCGCGTGTTTGCTCAATATCGTACCCGCCTATCCGTTTGCGCTGGCAAAAAATGCTGCTGCTTGTTGGGAAATCGACCCCGCGCCGCTGTGGTTTGAATTGCTCAAAGACCTGCAAACCGGCTATTGCCGTGAAGCGATTGCTGCACAATTTCACCAAGGTTTGATTCACATTATTAGCGAGTTGGCACAACGTTTGTGGGTGGAATACCCGGAAATTAAAGCCATCGCGTTATCGGGTGGCGTGTTTCAAAATGCCATCCTGTTCAACGGCATTAGCCAACGCCTGCAAGGGTTTGGGCAGCCGGTACTCACTCACCAGCACGTACCCACCAATGACGGTGGTATCGCCTTGGGTCAGGCGGTAATTGGCGCAATGCGTCAGAAGCAGGCATACTATGCCCCCTGA
- a CDS encoding glycine cleavage system protein R, translated as MQSSLVLTVLGSDRAGLVKSLAEAVTAHHGNWQESRMVHLAGQFAGLAHVTLPQEHVADLKQALQALQNAGLQILVTHSEAPAQRNITPLTLELLGHDRPGIIHDITRQLAALNVNIEELESEQRAAPMSSELMFYAHLKLGLPDGVTADDVQGAFEAMPDPLTVDLNFS; from the coding sequence ATGCAATCCTCACTGGTACTGACTGTTCTTGGCTCTGACCGCGCCGGTCTGGTCAAATCCCTTGCCGAAGCTGTCACCGCCCATCACGGCAACTGGCAGGAAAGCCGCATGGTTCACCTTGCCGGACAATTTGCCGGTCTTGCCCATGTCACCCTGCCGCAAGAACACGTCGCTGATCTGAAACAAGCTCTGCAAGCTTTGCAAAACGCTGGCTTGCAAATCTTGGTCACGCACAGCGAAGCTCCCGCGCAGCGCAATATCACGCCGTTGACCTTGGAGCTGCTCGGTCACGACCGCCCCGGCATTATCCACGACATTACCCGCCAACTCGCCGCCTTGAATGTCAATATCGAAGAGTTAGAAAGTGAACAACGTGCCGCGCCCATGTCGAGCGAGCTGATGTTCTACGCCCATCTCAAACTGGGTTTGCCGGATGGCGTGACGGCTGACGATGTGCAAGGCGCGTTTGAAGCGATGCCTGATCCGCTGACAGTAGACCTCAATTTTAGTTAA
- the hypD gene encoding hydrogenase formation protein HypD, with product MKYMDEFRDPATAKKLVEEIKRLAPIARGQRDMPLQIMEFCGGHTHTLFKYGIESMLPADIEMVHGPGCPVCVLPMARVDDCVAIAEQPGVIFTTFGDAMRVPGTRKSLLQAKADGCDVRMVYSPMDALAIARKNPEREVVFFALGFETTMPSTALTLLQAHREGLQNFSLFCNHITTPATMRAILTDPDLRLDGFLAPGHVSMVIGTHPYDFVTRDYHKPLVITGFEPLDILQALWMLVKQFAEGRCEVENQYARIVPEVGNVAGLKAIAEVYETREHSEFRGLGNIGDAGIQIREAYAAYDAEKKLGLPFDFAQGAVGYDPEHLKCADVLRGVMKPWECPAFAKTCNPQNPLGALMVSPEGSCAAYYAYGKLAKRNT from the coding sequence ATGAAGTACATGGACGAATTCCGTGATCCTGCTACCGCCAAGAAATTGGTGGAGGAAATCAAGCGGCTTGCGCCCATCGCTCGCGGTCAGCGGGACATGCCATTGCAAATCATGGAATTCTGCGGCGGACATACCCACACACTATTCAAATACGGCATCGAGTCGATGTTACCCGCTGACATTGAAATGGTGCATGGTCCCGGTTGCCCGGTGTGCGTATTGCCGATGGCGCGGGTCGACGATTGCGTAGCAATTGCCGAACAGCCCGGCGTGATTTTCACCACCTTTGGCGACGCGATGCGTGTGCCCGGTACGCGCAAAAGTTTGCTGCAAGCCAAGGCGGATGGTTGCGATGTGCGCATGGTGTATTCGCCGATGGATGCGTTGGCGATTGCTCGCAAAAATCCTGAGCGCGAAGTGGTGTTTTTCGCGTTGGGGTTTGAAACCACTATGCCGAGTACGGCGCTGACGCTGTTGCAGGCACACCGTGAAGGGCTGCAAAACTTTTCGCTGTTCTGTAATCACATCACTACGCCTGCGACAATGCGGGCGATCCTCACCGATCCCGATCTGCGGCTGGATGGTTTCCTCGCGCCCGGTCACGTCAGTATGGTGATCGGTACACATCCGTATGATTTCGTGACCCGTGATTACCACAAGCCGTTGGTGATTACCGGCTTTGAACCGCTGGATATTTTGCAAGCCTTGTGGATGCTTGTGAAACAGTTTGCCGAAGGGCGTTGTGAAGTCGAAAACCAGTATGCGCGGATTGTGCCAGAGGTGGGCAATGTTGCGGGGTTGAAAGCCATTGCTGAGGTATACGAAACGCGGGAACACAGCGAGTTTCGCGGGTTGGGGAATATTGGCGATGCGGGTATCCAGATTCGGGAAGCGTATGCGGCTTATGATGCGGAGAAGAAGCTTGGTTTGCCCTTCGACTTCGCTCAGGGCGCGGTTGGGTACGATCCCGAACACCTCAAGTGTGCGGATGTATTGCGCGGGGTGATGAAGCCGTGGGAATGCCCGGCGTTTGCGAAGACGTGTAATCCGCAGAATCCATTGGGGGCGCTGATGGTGTCGCCGGAAGGTTCGTGCGCGGCGTATTATGCGTATGGCAAGTTGGCGAAACGTAACACCTAG
- a CDS encoding N-6 DNA methylase, which yields MDCRIALPGQLFYTTQIPVCLWFLTKSKRADSRGGSRTALTPTALTRDRQGETLFMDARNIGSMVDRTHKELTSADIAYIADTYHRWRMADTCEDGGCKGGSRTAPTMYVDIAGFCKAATLADIKANDYVLTPGRYVGAAEIADDGIAFETKIRKNLAVLGYGE from the coding sequence GTGGATTGCAGAATTGCCTTGCCGGGGCAGTTGTTTTACACCACGCAAATTCCGGTGTGTTTGTGGTTTCTGACCAAATCCAAACGGGCGGATAGTAGGGGCGGTTCGCGAACCGCCCTTACACCCACCGCCCTTACTCGTGATCGGCAGGGCGAAACCCTGTTTATGGATGCACGGAACATTGGCTCGATGGTTGACCGCACCCACAAGGAATTGACCAGCGCGGATATTGCCTATATTGCCGATACCTATCACCGTTGGCGTATGGCTGATACGTGTGAGGATGGTGGGTGTAAGGGCGGTTCGCGAACCGCCCCTACGATGTATGTGGATATTGCGGGGTTTTGTAAAGCGGCGACGCTGGCTGACATCAAAGCCAACGATTATGTGCTGACGCCGGGGCGCTATGTCGGCGCAGCAGAAATCGCCGACGACGGCATCGCGTTTGAAACCAAGATTCGCAAGAATTTGGCGGTGTTGGGGTATGGGGAATAA
- a CDS encoding type II toxin-antitoxin system YafQ family toxin: MAKRHKDMEKVQTVIGLLANDDESLELHDLTLARTGTHADLFKK, from the coding sequence ATGGCGAAACGGCATAAAGATATGGAGAAAGTACAAACCGTCATTGGGCTGCTGGCGAATGACGATGAGTCGCTGGAATTGCACGATTTGACCCTCGCCAGGACGGGTACGCACGCTGACCTGTTCAAGAAATAA
- a CDS encoding YkgJ family cysteine cluster protein, with translation MTKKTAYGKPQRLKFPAAEAENKWLGYAFDAYYRADVGVAKGIQQEERNGRKLACAKGCSNCCKSHTTIPIFPLELLGLYWYITKIMPAETRTRLKPQLANHVAGQPCPFLLEGACSVHPMRPLACRHFNVFGKTCAEGEDAFYTRREDVLTPLKAHQDAAYEAMLPFHGMVTPEQKQAAMQHNYVQQQARVLQEIDWAHLAARITE, from the coding sequence ATGACTAAAAAAACCGCTTACGGCAAACCCCAACGCCTAAAATTCCCCGCTGCTGAAGCCGAAAACAAATGGCTGGGTTACGCCTTCGACGCTTATTACCGCGCTGATGTCGGTGTCGCTAAAGGCATCCAGCAAGAGGAGCGTAATGGTCGTAAACTCGCCTGTGCGAAAGGCTGTTCCAATTGTTGCAAGAGCCACACCACCATTCCGATTTTTCCGCTGGAATTGCTGGGGCTGTATTGGTATATCACTAAAATCATGCCTGCTGAAACACGTACCCGTTTGAAGCCGCAACTGGCAAATCATGTGGCAGGGCAACCTTGCCCGTTTTTGTTGGAGGGCGCGTGCAGCGTGCACCCGATGCGTCCGCTGGCGTGCCGCCATTTCAATGTGTTTGGCAAAACGTGTGCGGAAGGCGAGGATGCTTTCTACACGCGCCGCGAGGATGTGTTGACTCCGCTCAAAGCGCATCAGGATGCGGCTTACGAGGCGATGTTGCCGTTTCATGGCATGGTAACGCCGGAGCAAAAGCAAGCAGCGATGCAACATAATTACGTGCAACAACAAGCGCGGGTTTTGCAGGAAATTGATTGGGCGCATTTAGCCGCACGGATTACCGAGTAA
- a CDS encoding transposase, whose protein sequence is MKYNPDIHHRRSIRLKNYDYSCAGMYFVTICIENRECLLGEVIEGQMHMSDAGRIVAETWQWLASQHDYIVLDEWVIMPNHIHGIVTIVDAGRGDCKGDSRTAPTEKQKPLGRLIGAFKTVSSKRINIMRDSPGSKLWQRNYWEHIVRSEQSLQQIRQYIVHNPQTWIDDQLNPALA, encoded by the coding sequence ATGAAATATAATCCTGACATCCACCACCGTAGATCCATCAGATTGAAAAATTATGATTATTCCTGTGCTGGGATGTATTTCGTTACTATTTGCATTGAAAACCGCGAATGTCTTTTGGGTGAAGTTATTGAGGGACAAATGCACATGAGCGATGCCGGGCGGATTGTTGCTGAGACATGGCAATGGCTGGCATCTCAACATGATTACATCGTACTGGATGAGTGGGTGATTATGCCTAACCATATTCACGGAATTGTCACGATTGTTGATGCCGGTAGGGGCGATTGTAAGGGCGATTCGCGAACCGCCCCTACGGAAAAACAAAAACCATTAGGGCGTTTGATTGGTGCATTTAAGACCGTATCAAGCAAACGTATCAATATCATGCGAGATTCCCCCGGTAGTAAACTATGGCAACGCAATTATTGGGAGCATATCGTGCGTAGTGAGCAATCACTGCAACAAATACGCCAATACATTGTTCACAACCCACAAACGTGGATAGATGACCAATTAAATCCGGCATTAGCATGA
- a CDS encoding AbrB/MazE/SpoVT family DNA-binding domain-containing protein codes for MSAIAIQVSQGGRIVIPADIRQKMGISIGDEVLLTWQEGSQELRIATRKQRLQRARQLVQQHVKPKVSLVDELMRERQQAAADE; via the coding sequence ATGTCAGCTATTGCCATACAAGTCTCACAGGGCGGGAGGATTGTCATCCCTGCCGATATACGCCAGAAAATGGGCATCAGCATTGGGGATGAAGTGCTGTTGACATGGCAAGAAGGCAGTCAAGAACTGCGCATTGCTACCCGCAAACAGCGTTTACAACGGGCGCGTCAACTCGTGCAGCAACACGTTAAACCCAAGGTTTCGCTGGTGGATGAATTAATGCGTGAACGCCAACAGGCAGCGGCTGATGAGTAA
- a CDS encoding type II toxin-antitoxin system VapC family toxin — protein sequence MSKMILDASAILAYLFDESGAEVVTPVLENGQGVMSSVNYAEVVSKLTDHHMPAEAIHAALDDLDVEVIPFDTQQAFITGELRTDSKPLGLSLGDRACLALASVLQLPVLTADHHWTLMPGTLDVRVIREKKRG from the coding sequence ATGAGTAAAATGATTTTGGATGCCTCCGCGATTCTGGCTTACTTATTTGACGAAAGCGGCGCGGAAGTGGTAACACCAGTCTTAGAAAATGGGCAAGGCGTTATGTCCAGCGTCAATTACGCGGAAGTCGTTAGTAAACTCACCGATCACCACATGCCTGCGGAAGCTATCCATGCGGCATTGGATGATTTGGACGTGGAAGTCATTCCTTTCGATACGCAACAAGCCTTTATCACGGGTGAATTGCGGACAGACAGCAAACCGTTGGGATTATCACTCGGCGACCGCGCTTGTTTAGCTTTGGCAAGCGTGCTGCAACTCCCGGTACTGACGGCTGACCATCACTGGACGCTGATGCCAGGGACGTTGGATGTGCGTGTGATCCGCGAGAAAAAGCGGGGATAA
- a CDS encoding Uma2 family endonuclease — MSAAQQLQELYTYADYAKWPEGEHWELIDGVAYAMAAPSRQHQDVVLELGSQILQHLRGKPCRPYVAPFDVRLPRQQEADDKVDTTVQPDISVICERSKLDDKGCRGAPDWIIEVVSPSSAIMDMEKKRRLYERHGVKEYWIVHPSDRWLMVYTLGEDGKYGQFQLFGLDEPATVGLFPELSIDWAFLNDDQIG; from the coding sequence ATGAGTGCAGCACAACAGTTACAGGAACTGTACACCTACGCTGATTACGCAAAATGGCCGGAAGGTGAACATTGGGAACTGATTGACGGTGTGGCGTATGCAATGGCAGCACCGTCAAGGCAACATCAGGATGTGGTATTGGAATTAGGCTCGCAAATTTTGCAACATCTACGCGGTAAACCTTGCCGCCCTTATGTCGCCCCGTTTGATGTCCGTCTGCCACGCCAACAGGAAGCTGACGACAAGGTGGATACCACCGTGCAGCCTGATATTTCGGTGATTTGTGAGCGTAGCAAGCTTGATGATAAAGGCTGTCGCGGTGCGCCGGACTGGATTATTGAGGTCGTGTCGCCGTCTTCCGCGATTATGGACATGGAAAAAAAGCGCAGGCTTTACGAACGGCACGGGGTCAAAGAATACTGGATTGTTCACCCGTCTGACCGCTGGTTGATGGTGTATACCTTGGGCGAAGACGGCAAATACGGGCAGTTCCAACTGTTTGGGTTGGATGAGCCTGCGACCGTTGGCTTGTTCCCGGAATTGAGCATTGACTGGGCGTTTTTGAATGATGATCAAATAGGGTAA
- the hypE gene encoding hydrogenase expression/formation protein HypE produces MKIPEESVMNLTGTITLAHGSGGRAMHQLVDNLIRSTFSNPLLEEGEDQARIPLAELVAQGDRLAFTTDSYVVTPLEFPGGNIGTLAINGTVNDLAVGGAKPLYLSCGFIIEEGLPLETFARILQSIRLAADEAGVQIVTGDTKVVQRGGADKLFINTAGVGVIPTGFNPSAGSAQVGDVVIVNGWLGDHGAAILNARGDLALEADIESDCAPLNALVEAMFAVCPDIHCLRDATRGGLATVLNEFAERSNVDIVLKEGTLPIRTPVRGMCEILGLDPLYLANEGKLVAVVPAEAAQAVLAAMQRIPEGYHACIIGEVLEGDGHVILQTAFGGERIVDMLPGEQLPRIC; encoded by the coding sequence ATGAAAATACCAGAGGAATCCGTTATGAATCTTACCGGCACAATCACCCTCGCCCACGGTAGTGGCGGACGCGCCATGCACCAACTGGTCGACAACCTAATCCGCAGCACTTTCAGTAATCCGCTACTAGAAGAAGGCGAAGATCAAGCCCGCATCCCACTAGCAGAACTGGTTGCGCAAGGCGACCGCCTAGCCTTCACCACCGATTCTTACGTTGTCACCCCGTTGGAGTTCCCCGGTGGCAATATTGGTACGCTTGCCATCAATGGCACGGTTAACGATCTCGCTGTCGGGGGCGCAAAGCCGCTGTACCTGAGTTGCGGTTTTATCATCGAAGAAGGTTTGCCGCTGGAAACCTTCGCTCGCATATTGCAATCCATTCGCTTGGCGGCAGATGAGGCAGGTGTGCAAATCGTTACGGGTGATACCAAAGTGGTGCAACGTGGCGGCGCGGATAAGCTGTTTATCAATACGGCTGGCGTAGGCGTGATTCCCACAGGTTTTAACCCCTCCGCTGGTAGTGCGCAAGTGGGCGATGTGGTGATTGTCAACGGCTGGTTGGGTGATCATGGCGCGGCAATCCTGAATGCGCGGGGTGATTTGGCATTGGAGGCGGATATTGAATCCGATTGCGCTCCGTTGAATGCGCTGGTGGAGGCGATGTTTGCGGTTTGCCCCGACATTCATTGCTTGCGTGACGCGACCCGTGGCGGGTTGGCGACGGTGCTGAATGAATTTGCGGAACGTTCTAACGTCGATATTGTGCTGAAAGAAGGCACCTTGCCGATTCGTACCCCGGTGCGTGGTATGTGTGAAATCCTAGGGCTAGATCCGCTGTATCTTGCTAACGAAGGCAAGTTGGTCGCAGTCGTTCCGGCAGAGGCAGCGCAAGCGGTGTTGGCGGCGATGCAACGAATTCCCGAAGGCTATCACGCCTGCATTATCGGAGAAGTTCTGGAGGGCGACGGGCATGTGATCTTGCAAACCGCTTTCGGTGGGGAACGGATTGTTGATATGCTGCCGGGAGAGCAGTTACCGCGCATTTGCTGA
- a CDS encoding metallophosphatase domain-containing protein, with product MNLTFISDTHSLHDRLPAIDAGDVLIHCGDFTGRGTLDDTLNFAEFMAAQPFTHKIVIAGNHDWCFEDKRRKIAEHILKEYGLIYLNDSGIEIDGVKFWGSPIQPEFCDWAFNRERGEAIRQHWDKIPADTDVLITHGPASGILDKCYNGFNAGCEDLLHAIKRIKPRIHASGHIHEGYGKKKVGKTLFINACVLDERYQVRNPPIVVKL from the coding sequence ATGAACCTAACCTTCATCTCCGACACCCATTCCCTGCACGACCGCTTACCCGCTATCGACGCGGGCGACGTGCTGATCCATTGCGGCGATTTCACCGGGCGCGGCACGCTGGACGACACGTTGAATTTCGCCGAATTCATGGCAGCGCAGCCTTTCACCCACAAGATCGTGATTGCCGGAAACCACGACTGGTGCTTTGAAGACAAACGCCGCAAAATCGCCGAACACATCCTCAAAGAATACGGCCTCATCTACCTCAACGATTCCGGCATCGAAATTGACGGGGTGAAATTCTGGGGTTCGCCCATCCAGCCCGAATTCTGTGACTGGGCATTCAACCGCGAACGTGGTGAAGCCATCCGCCAACACTGGGACAAAATCCCCGCCGACACCGATGTACTGATTACCCACGGCCCCGCGTCCGGCATCCTCGACAAGTGTTACAACGGTTTCAACGCCGGGTGCGAAGACCTATTGCACGCGATCAAACGCATCAAACCGCGCATCCACGCCAGCGGGCACATCCACGAAGGCTACGGCAAAAAGAAAGTCGGCAAGACCCTGTTCATCAACGCCTGTGTTCTGGATGAACGCTATCAGGTGCGGAATCCGCCGATTGTGGTGAAATTATGA